In Erigeron canadensis isolate Cc75 chromosome 6, C_canadensis_v1, whole genome shotgun sequence, the following are encoded in one genomic region:
- the LOC122602647 gene encoding transcription factor DIVARICATA-like isoform X2 has protein sequence MMKENKGSKWTEEQNKWFESALAIFDTETPDRWSNVAAFVPGKSEVEVRAQYEELKADINNIEAGLVEDPGYLTYKSDMVHDHGFNSFGNRFFRSRSLDHERRKGIPWTEEEHRRFLMGLQVHGKGDWRNISRNFVVTKTPTQVASHAQKYYARQHSEGKEKRRPSIHDITTIHLPQAPNFSGDHTDKSSPLLNTPNSGINIRVYNSGLYLQPTRYQIQG, from the exons ATGATGAAAGAGAACAAGGGATCAAAATGGACAGAAGAACAGAACAAATGGTTTGAAAGTGCTCTGGCTATATTCGATACAGAAACGCCAGATAGGTGGTCAAATGTGGCTGCTTTTGTTCCAGGGAAATCTGAGGTTGAAGTGAGAGCACAATATGAAGAATTGAAAGctgatattaataatatagaggCTGGTTTGGTTGAAGACCCGGGCTACTTGACCTATAAATCAGATATGGTTCATGATCATGGATTCAATTCTTTTGGGAATAGGTTTTTCAGGTCAAGATCCTTAGACCACGAGAGGCGAAAAGGTATACCCTGGACTGAAGAAGAGCACAG GCGATTTTTGATGGGTCTTCAGGTTCATGGAAAAGGAGACTGGCGAAATATTTCTCGCAACTTTGTGGTGACAAAAACACCGACACAAGTAGCAAGCCATGCTCAAAAGTACTATGCAAGGCAACATTCAGAAGGGAAAGAAAAGAGGCGGCCTAGCATTCATGATATCACTACCATCCACCTGCCACAAGCCCCCAATTTCTCAGGTGATCACACTGACAAATCTTCACCATTACTCAACACACCAAACAGTGGAATCAATATACGAGTATACAATTCTGGTCTCTATTTACAACCAACAAGGTATCAGATACAGGGTTAA
- the LOC122602647 gene encoding transcription factor DIVARICATA-like isoform X1 encodes METSSPYLHVFSSNYMMKENKGSKWTEEQNKWFESALAIFDTETPDRWSNVAAFVPGKSEVEVRAQYEELKADINNIEAGLVEDPGYLTYKSDMVHDHGFNSFGNRFFRSRSLDHERRKGIPWTEEEHRRFLMGLQVHGKGDWRNISRNFVVTKTPTQVASHAQKYYARQHSEGKEKRRPSIHDITTIHLPQAPNFSGDHTDKSSPLLNTPNSGINIRVYNSGLYLQPTRYQIQG; translated from the exons ATGGAAACATCATCTCCATATTTGCATGTTTTCAGCTCAAATTATATGATGAAAGAGAACAAGGGATCAAAATGGACAGAAGAACAGAACAAATGGTTTGAAAGTGCTCTGGCTATATTCGATACAGAAACGCCAGATAGGTGGTCAAATGTGGCTGCTTTTGTTCCAGGGAAATCTGAGGTTGAAGTGAGAGCACAATATGAAGAATTGAAAGctgatattaataatatagaggCTGGTTTGGTTGAAGACCCGGGCTACTTGACCTATAAATCAGATATGGTTCATGATCATGGATTCAATTCTTTTGGGAATAGGTTTTTCAGGTCAAGATCCTTAGACCACGAGAGGCGAAAAGGTATACCCTGGACTGAAGAAGAGCACAG GCGATTTTTGATGGGTCTTCAGGTTCATGGAAAAGGAGACTGGCGAAATATTTCTCGCAACTTTGTGGTGACAAAAACACCGACACAAGTAGCAAGCCATGCTCAAAAGTACTATGCAAGGCAACATTCAGAAGGGAAAGAAAAGAGGCGGCCTAGCATTCATGATATCACTACCATCCACCTGCCACAAGCCCCCAATTTCTCAGGTGATCACACTGACAAATCTTCACCATTACTCAACACACCAAACAGTGGAATCAATATACGAGTATACAATTCTGGTCTCTATTTACAACCAACAAGGTATCAGATACAGGGTTAA